A DNA window from Borrelia sp. HM contains the following coding sequences:
- a CDS encoding UTP--glucose-1-phosphate uridylyltransferase — protein MKGIILAAGYGTRFLPITKTIPKEMLPILNKPSIDYIIEEFTTSGIKEILIITSRRKMVLDNYFDKEVELEAAFTKECKKDLLEKIKVKDINISFIKQNEMLGTGHALLYAKPWIGTEAVIVAYPDDLHIGNPSLTTQLIELHNKTGKNILSVIENPKNINRYGVIELSEDNIHVKNIVEKPEIGKEPSNKASIGRFLYTHEFFQYLEDGFKLHKKGEYHHVYALKKLISENKVLYKKVEGERLDIGDVDGYLEAIIKVSKRDEKLLKIIKKSLKD, from the coding sequence CTTAGCAGCAGGATATGGAACAAGATTCTTACCCATTACAAAGACTATCCCAAAAGAAATGTTGCCAATTTTAAACAAACCATCAATTGATTACATAATCGAAGAATTCACTACTTCTGGAATTAAAGAAATATTAATAATAACCTCAAGAAGAAAAATGGTCTTGGATAATTATTTTGACAAAGAGGTTGAACTTGAAGCTGCATTTACAAAAGAATGCAAAAAAGATTTGCTAGAAAAAATTAAAGTTAAAGATATCAATATTAGTTTTATAAAGCAAAATGAAATGCTAGGCACGGGTCATGCTTTATTATATGCAAAACCTTGGATAGGAACTGAAGCTGTAATAGTGGCATATCCAGATGATTTACATATTGGAAATCCATCTTTAACAACACAATTAATAGAATTGCACAACAAAACCGGAAAAAATATATTATCTGTTATTGAAAATCCCAAAAACATTAATAGATATGGAGTAATAGAATTAAGTGAAGATAACATTCATGTAAAAAACATCGTAGAAAAACCAGAAATTGGCAAAGAACCAAGCAATAAAGCATCTATTGGAAGGTTTTTATATACACATGAATTTTTCCAGTATTTAGAAGATGGGTTTAAACTTCACAAAAAAGGAGAATATCATCATGTTTATGCTTTAAAAAAATTGATATCTGAAAATAAAGTATTATATAAAAAAGTAGAAGGCGAAAGACTTGATATAGGTGATGTTGATGGTTATTTAGAAGCAATAATAAAAGTTTCAAAACGTGACGAAAAATTACTAAAAATTATCAAAAAATCATTAAAGGACTAA